The following DNA comes from Peribacillus sp. FSL E2-0218.
CCTGTAGTTCTTTCAGCTGTGCTAAAAGCCCCTGCATCTCTTCACTGATTAAAGAGCTTGCCATCACATTATCCTCCATCTTCAAAACAAGCAATTGATGGCGTTTCGAAATTTGGGCAATCTGCTTTTCCATTTTCCGCTGTGCATCGAGCTCATTTTCAGTCAGATGATAGGTGTGCTGGACATGTATCGTTTCGACTTTAAGTTTATCATTTTCATATTCAAGGTCACTTATCGTTTTCCTGAGGACTTCATCATTTTTCAGGATATACTGTTTGGAGAGCACCTCTTTTTCCAGAAGGTCATACAGTACATCGATGCTTTCATGCATATCTTTGATGCCTTTTTCGACCGTTTCCGTTTCGGCATTTTCCAATTGCGTTTTATAAAGCGCCAGTTCCTCCTCAAGCCTTGATATTTCCTGCTGAAAATGGATATGGCTCAACAGGTAACCCTGTCCCGACATCTCCTCATACCCATCCTTTAATTCATTGATTTGGGCGTGCAGCTCGGATTGGCTGTCAACCAATAACTTTGGAAGCATCTCCATTTTGACGGCCAGGATCGAAAGTTTATCCTTTATCGAAAGAACAAGTTCCCTCGCATTCAAGTAGTTCCCGTTTTCCGTTTCTTCTTCATACTTTTGCAGGACCTGCAATACTTCATCAAGGGAGCCTTCCAGCTTATCCGCCGCTTTCCCATAATTGTGTCTATGTGCTAGCAATGATTTCTTCAGTTGGCGGTAGGATTCTTTAATATCCTCGATTTCCAAGCGATTCTTCTCTTCACTGCCTACGAGTTCATTCAATTCATATAAGATCTTTTTGATCATTTCTTCAATTTCATTCAGCATGACGGTAATTTTGTGCTGTACCTCTTTCGAACGGCTGAACCGGTACTTATCGACAAACTCCTCTGCATCGAATAAAAGCTCTTCGACTTTCGGCATATGGTCCGTAATGATCGCGTCCCATTCGATACGCCAGTTTTCGAACATCTCCTCCGTTTCACCAGTCATGTTCAATTGTTTGACTTTAGAAAGCTCTTCCAGCACGGGGCGGTGCATGATGCTTATTTTCCAGGTTTCCAGTCGATCGATTTCTTTAAAATATCTCTTTTTGAAAAAATAACCCCAAATGATGAAAATCAAAATTAATACAATTACCCCAAGTATGTACTCCATGCTAGGCCCCCTGTTCTAGTCCTTACAGTCTTGCTCTATTATATATCAATTTTTAAAATGTTAAATTTAATGCTTTTATGATACCATGTTAGCAATAATTTTTGATGAGAAAAATGATTTTTTTGTAGAAAATTGCTACAAATACCTGTTTTTTGGGAGGGAATGGCCTTGAAAGCTGATAGTCACGTGCATACTCCGTTTTGCCCTCACGGCTCTACGGATACTTTCAATGAATATATTACGCGGGGAATCGAGCTGGGATTAAAGGAAATCACATTTACGGAGCACGCACCCTTACCTAGGGATTTCCATGACCCGACACCTGAAAAAGACAGTGGCATGGACGCCGCCCTGCTCCTCGATTACCTTCAGGAGCTCCGCGTGTTGAAGGAACGCCATAAAGACAAAATCTTGATCAAAATCGGACTGGAAGTCGACTTTATCGAAGGCCATGAGAAAGCAACAAAGGAATTCCTCGATGAAACCGGGGAGTTCCTGGACGATAGCATACTTTCCGTCCACTTCATCAAGAATCACGAGAATTGGCACTGCATCGATTTCAGTGCAGATGAGTTTGGTCAGATCGCTAAAACACTAGGATCCGTCGAAGCGCTATATGCCAAATACTATGATACATTAGAAAAATCGATCGAAGCTGATTTAGGCATATATAAGCCGAAACGGATCGGACATATCACCCTGGTCCATAAATTCCAGCAGCGCTATCCATCCGCATTGAATTTTGACGAGCATGTATACAGGGTGCTGGATTTGATCAAGAAAGAAAACTACCAATTGGATTATAATGGCGCCGGGCTTGTTAAACCGCTATGCGGCGAACCGTATCCGCCGGAACGGTTTGCCAGACGCGCCATGGCTCTCGGCATTCCGCTCGTTTATGGTTCCGATGCCCATCAGGCCCAAGATTTGGGGCAGGGCTACCAGGCATTGATTCCCGAGTTCAATGGGTAACTTCAGGCCCGCCCCGCCAACTGTGGCTCGAGGTCCTTTGCAATGAAAAGGGTATCCTGAAGGAACCGTCCCACTTCATTCGCATAAATATTCGTGTAATAGGCTTCCTGCGGAAACACATGAAGCACATCCATCGCATAATGGGTATGCAGGACAGGGGCCGTAAGCAGGCCCTTCAGCTGCAGCAAATACATCGGGATCGAGACCGAGTGGAAGCTCCGGTTCTTGATTCCCTGTTCCAAAATATATTGAAAATAAGACTTTTCTTTTGTAAAATAAGTCGAATGAATTTCCCGGTTTAAATTGGAATCGAGTGAGGATTCCCCATAGATGAACCGTGCAGCCAGGAAGTTTTCCCTCTGGAAGGCGAGTATGCCCTTCACGAGATTCAGCAAGCACTGCTGCGGTCCTTTAAGGTCGAGAAGGGTCATGTTCGTCTCAAGGACCAGGATATAGTCTTCTAAATAGGAAGTGAAACAGAATTCCAGCAGCCCCTGCTTATTTTTGAAATAGTAGGCAATATTTGCAGCGTTCACTTTCGCTTTATTGGCAATATCCCGGATTGAAGTCGCATGGTAACCTTTCAAATGAAATAAATGCAGGGCAGCTTCGACAATGGCTTGTTTCGTTGGCGTTTGGCGATTCATTCAGGCAATCCCTCGCTTTCTTTGAGACAAGTCTTGTGGACTAATTTCTGCACGAATGAGGCTGAATCCTTTAGTTAGTTCTCGACAATTTCCCAACAATCAAGCAACATGGCTAGAATGTGCTGTAAAAATATGCGGAAGACAGGTGAACGCTTTTGTTTAATGTCGAAATGTATCAAGGAAAAAA
Coding sequences within:
- the ezrA gene encoding septation ring formation regulator EzrA — protein: MEYILGVIVLILIFIIWGYFFKKRYFKEIDRLETWKISIMHRPVLEELSKVKQLNMTGETEEMFENWRIEWDAIITDHMPKVEELLFDAEEFVDKYRFSRSKEVQHKITVMLNEIEEMIKKILYELNELVGSEEKNRLEIEDIKESYRQLKKSLLAHRHNYGKAADKLEGSLDEVLQVLQKYEEETENGNYLNARELVLSIKDKLSILAVKMEMLPKLLVDSQSELHAQINELKDGYEEMSGQGYLLSHIHFQQEISRLEEELALYKTQLENAETETVEKGIKDMHESIDVLYDLLEKEVLSKQYILKNDEVLRKTISDLEYENDKLKVETIHVQHTYHLTENELDAQRKMEKQIAQISKRHQLLVLKMEDNVMASSLISEEMQGLLAQLKELQENQKDFTVKLQALRKDEMDARDSLAELKRKLVDTGRLISKSNIPGLPEEYKAVLQDAKESIEDVQNKLEEKPLDMAAVYIYLEKAVQQVHKVYEKAHELIEHMYLAEKVIQFGNRYRSSHDTVADSLREAEAKFRSYEYQAALETAATAIEKVDPGSLRKIGANIEEVLS
- the refZ gene encoding forespore capture DNA-binding protein RefZ, producing MNRQTPTKQAIVEAALHLFHLKGYHATSIRDIANKAKVNAANIAYYFKNKQGLLEFCFTSYLEDYILVLETNMTLLDLKGPQQCLLNLVKGILAFQRENFLAARFIYGESSLDSNLNREIHSTYFTKEKSYFQYILEQGIKNRSFHSVSIPMYLLQLKGLLTAPVLHTHYAMDVLHVFPQEAYYTNIYANEVGRFLQDTLFIAKDLEPQLAGRA
- the hisJ gene encoding histidinol-phosphatase HisJ, whose translation is MKADSHVHTPFCPHGSTDTFNEYITRGIELGLKEITFTEHAPLPRDFHDPTPEKDSGMDAALLLDYLQELRVLKERHKDKILIKIGLEVDFIEGHEKATKEFLDETGEFLDDSILSVHFIKNHENWHCIDFSADEFGQIAKTLGSVEALYAKYYDTLEKSIEADLGIYKPKRIGHITLVHKFQQRYPSALNFDEHVYRVLDLIKKENYQLDYNGAGLVKPLCGEPYPPERFARRAMALGIPLVYGSDAHQAQDLGQGYQALIPEFNG